The following are from one region of the Clostridia bacterium genome:
- a CDS encoding glycosyltransferase family 2 protein, whose translation MKTLFVIRAYNEEGSIARVVDGLRKDYPQYDYVVIDDGSSDSTADICRRNGYNFVSHPVNLGLAGAFYTGMVYAAEHDYDYVVQFDGDGQHNAEYAADMLRLAEDGNDIVIGSRYVTEKKPHTMRMLGSRLISLAIKLTTGKRITDPTSGLRVYNRKTVLRFIGSTTLGPEPDAVALMMRKGTKVVETQVKMNERFAGRSYFTLLSSIRYMTHMFVSILILQWFRRG comes from the coding sequence ATGAAAACGCTTTTTGTTATCCGCGCATACAACGAGGAAGGGAGCATCGCCCGCGTTGTGGACGGTCTGCGCAAGGACTATCCGCAATACGATTACGTCGTGATCGACGACGGATCATCCGATTCAACCGCGGATATCTGCCGCAGAAACGGATATAACTTCGTCAGTCATCCCGTCAATCTCGGGCTCGCCGGAGCGTTTTATACCGGTATGGTATATGCCGCCGAACACGATTACGATTACGTCGTCCAGTTCGACGGCGACGGACAGCACAACGCCGAATACGCCGCAGATATGCTCAGGCTCGCCGAAGACGGAAACGATATCGTCATCGGATCGCGCTATGTTACTGAAAAGAAGCCTCACACGATGCGTATGCTCGGCAGCAGGCTGATCTCTTTGGCGATAAAGCTTACGACCGGCAAGCGCATCACCGACCCGACCTCCGGACTGCGCGTTTATAACCGCAAAACCGTGCTCCGCTTTATCGGATCAACCACGCTCGGACCGGAGCCCGACGCCGTGGCGCTGATGATGCGCAAGGGCACTAAGGTCGTGGAAACACAGGTCAAGATGAACGAACGCTTTGCCGGCAGGAGCTATTTCACGCTTTTGAGCTCCATCAGGTATATGACGCATATGTTCGTTTCCATACTGATTTTGCAATGGTTCAGGAGGGGTTAA
- a CDS encoding DUF2752 domain-containing protein, with protein sequence MDEKTAKRRRILKVLLIHVGAAALFALWLFLTGCPLYKLTGVPCPGCGMSRALFSLAKLDFAGAWYYHPLVFFLPLPLLYLIHRKEWKLPGGKRAAIAVAAAIGIALLAVYVIRALTPGSFVYTLIIVDFLV encoded by the coding sequence ATGGACGAAAAAACGGCAAAGCGCAGACGGATACTAAAGGTGCTGCTGATCCATGTCGGTGCGGCGGCGCTTTTTGCGCTGTGGCTTTTTCTGACCGGCTGCCCGCTTTACAAGCTGACCGGCGTCCCCTGCCCCGGCTGCGGGATGAGCCGCGCGCTGTTTTCGCTCGCGAAGCTCGACTTCGCGGGAGCGTGGTATTATCATCCGCTGGTCTTCTTTCTGCCGCTGCCGCTGCTTTATCTGATACACCGGAAAGAGTGGAAGCTTCCCGGCGGAAAACGCGCCGCGATCGCCGTCGCCGCCGCGATCGGGATTGCGTTGCTCGCGGTCTACGTTATACGCGCACTGACGCCCGGAAGTTTCGTTTATACGCTGATTATTGTGGACTTCTTGGTATGA
- a CDS encoding lipopolysaccharide biosynthesis protein translates to MTFPVYRLPEKSAKKDFINNMFGSAVNAAISVVLLVVVSHLLGRDAAGVFTLAYSTAQMMYTVGAFEMRNAQVTDAKREFSFGSLLGFRIITVLLMWAASAIFILIRGYTGEKALLIAIVCVYMSILALADLFQGNLHLNGYLRVAGRSLACIVLLAAAAFSATLYFTRNLVVSALPMVAVALLWVFLHDVPYSRNFSGLKPDFAFKNLKAIFLCALPLFLSAFLNQFIFNAPKYAIDTLMSEADQAVYGYLVMPAFVINLLSIFAFRPQLVSLSESWVRGEYDKFKRTSMILYLWIGVVTVAALGAGALFGLPVLGFLYGADLEGMRGTLLILLTAGCFSASATLALTLFTTMRKQRLCLIAYGITTVFSLAVPQLLVARLGVTGAALSYLAETALLFAAMASMLVAVFRKARKNPEIKHTEE, encoded by the coding sequence ATGACGTTTCCGGTTTACCGGCTTCCCGAGAAGTCAGCGAAAAAGGACTTCATTAACAATATGTTCGGCAGCGCCGTGAACGCGGCGATCTCCGTTGTGCTGCTCGTCGTCGTGAGCCATCTGCTCGGCCGCGATGCCGCGGGCGTGTTTACGCTTGCCTATTCGACGGCACAGATGATGTACACCGTCGGTGCATTTGAAATGCGCAACGCGCAGGTCACCGACGCGAAACGCGAGTTTTCGTTCGGCTCTCTGCTCGGCTTCCGCATAATCACCGTGCTGCTTATGTGGGCGGCTTCCGCAATCTTTATACTGATCCGCGGCTACACTGGTGAAAAGGCACTGCTGATAGCGATCGTCTGCGTTTATATGTCGATCCTCGCGCTGGCGGATTTGTTTCAGGGCAATCTGCACCTGAACGGATATCTGCGCGTGGCGGGGCGTTCGCTCGCATGTATCGTGCTGCTCGCCGCCGCCGCGTTTTCGGCCACGCTTTATTTCACGCGGAATCTTGTCGTTTCTGCGCTTCCGATGGTCGCTGTTGCGCTGCTCTGGGTATTCCTCCACGACGTGCCGTACAGCCGCAACTTCAGCGGACTGAAGCCGGATTTTGCTTTTAAAAATCTTAAAGCGATATTCCTCTGCGCGCTGCCGTTGTTCCTTTCGGCGTTTCTCAACCAGTTCATCTTCAACGCGCCGAAGTATGCTATCGACACTCTGATGTCGGAGGCGGATCAGGCAGTATACGGTTACCTTGTTATGCCCGCATTCGTGATAAATCTGCTCAGCATATTCGCGTTTCGCCCGCAGCTCGTTTCACTTTCGGAAAGCTGGGTGCGCGGAGAGTATGATAAGTTCAAGCGCACGTCGATGATACTGTATCTCTGGATAGGCGTCGTCACCGTCGCCGCGCTCGGCGCGGGAGCTTTATTCGGTCTTCCCGTTCTCGGTTTTCTCTACGGAGCCGACCTCGAGGGTATGCGCGGAACGCTGCTGATACTGCTGACCGCGGGCTGCTTCAGCGCGTCCGCCACGCTCGCGCTGACGCTTTTCACGACCATGCGCAAGCAACGGCTCTGCCTTATCGCATACGGAATAACGACGGTGTTCTCGCTCGCCGTGCCGCAGCTTCTCGTTGCGCGGCTCGGCGTGACCGGAGCCGCACTCTCTTATCTCGCGGAAACTGCGCTGCTCTTCGCCGCGATGGCTTCAATGCTCGTTGCCGTTTTCAGAAAGGCGCGCAAAAATCCCGAAATAAAACATACGGAGGAATAA
- a CDS encoding energy-coupled thiamine transporter ThiT, protein MNEKTNARKLIEASLMIAIATALSLLKLLELPYGGSITMASMLPIVIIACRNGVGWGLAAGAVYGGIQQLLGLKVLSWVTTWYSILAVIILDYVLAFAVIGFTGVFRKLKKQNTALALGALLGCLLRYVCHVISGATVWAGLSIPTAAALIYSFAYNATYMIPETIVLVIAAYYIGSLLDFRSVEPVRLVRGESGSVSGRIYKLIGWLLIAGAVVFDVVSIFGKLQNAETGEFDFTGLSALTGGEITAMACVTGGAVVAACVLFVIAAKKKKASAVARPEE, encoded by the coding sequence ATGAACGAAAAAACAAACGCACGCAAGCTGATCGAAGCTTCGCTTATGATCGCGATAGCGACGGCGCTGTCGCTGCTCAAGCTGCTGGAGCTGCCCTACGGCGGAAGCATAACGATGGCTTCGATGCTGCCGATAGTGATAATCGCCTGCCGCAACGGAGTCGGCTGGGGTCTCGCCGCCGGCGCCGTTTACGGAGGCATCCAGCAGCTGCTCGGACTGAAGGTGCTGTCGTGGGTCACGACGTGGTATTCGATACTCGCGGTAATAATCCTGGACTACGTCCTCGCCTTTGCGGTGATCGGCTTCACCGGCGTTTTCAGGAAGCTCAAGAAGCAGAATACCGCGCTCGCGCTCGGAGCGCTTCTCGGATGCCTTCTGCGCTACGTTTGTCACGTTATATCCGGAGCGACCGTCTGGGCGGGGCTCTCGATCCCGACTGCCGCGGCGCTGATCTATTCGTTCGCTTATAACGCGACCTATATGATCCCCGAAACCATCGTCCTCGTCATCGCGGCGTATTACATCGGATCTCTGCTCGACTTCCGCTCCGTCGAGCCGGTAAGACTCGTGCGCGGCGAAAGCGGAAGCGTGAGCGGCAGGATCTACAAGCTCATCGGATGGCTGCTTATCGCGGGCGCCGTTGTTTTCGATGTTGTCAGCATTTTCGGCAAGCTTCAGAACGCCGAGACGGGCGAGTTCGATTTTACCGGTCTGTCGGCGCTGACGGGCGGAGAGATAACCGCCATGGCGTGCGTCACCGGCGGCGCCGTCGTCGCCGCCTGCGTGCTGTTCGTTATCGCGGCGAAGAAGAAAAAGGCGTCTGCGGTCGCGCGGCCGGAGGAATGA
- a CDS encoding DUF2142 domain-containing protein: MPEKKLASFLEKRRKSVMLTVAIAVFAIFALYYFFMIFRSSAGVPVRKFAFAFLAVAVLGCGLILLCYFLMTRKSLSIEKLFVIFMVSAGVIYAAVFLPFTIPDEHVHYLSAYRISNYLVLNFDQFGDDRLLMRSADADLLSNLRGNYLTPEYYSSIIRNFDFFTSGREMTPMPSVFVKNAPLGYIASAFGIAIARLFHLGSIPTFYFGRLANLALYTVAVWWAIKRMPYGKTALFVISALPMTIHLVASYSYDFLVIALAMLFISQVLYMREKPGSVTLKDVILCAVWAVLLAPSKLVYFVIVFAVFLIPSEKFGMSGKKAAFIKTGVVVLSIAVLLVSQLGKISTYMGDGNVVTWSQTEAFSVSYALSHPFDFIRVLVNTFFKKTDYFLSTMIGSHMGYLQITVPVFMWIPMLGVLGYSFIRRKDEQLGVLSASEKLWMWLLGGLTCALAALSILFSWTPLTSSTIEGVQGRYFIPALPLFFLAIRGNGLSRPANSDKYIVFFCIYYNLLMPLVYFGTVFA; the protein is encoded by the coding sequence ATGCCGGAAAAGAAACTCGCTTCGTTTCTCGAGAAACGCCGCAAAAGCGTGATGCTGACAGTAGCGATCGCGGTTTTTGCCATATTTGCGCTCTACTATTTTTTTATGATTTTCCGCTCTTCCGCGGGCGTCCCTGTCAGGAAATTCGCCTTCGCTTTTCTCGCCGTCGCCGTTTTAGGCTGCGGTCTTATCCTGCTTTGCTACTTCCTGATGACGCGGAAAAGCCTGTCGATCGAAAAGCTGTTCGTTATTTTTATGGTTTCCGCCGGCGTGATATACGCCGCCGTTTTTCTCCCCTTCACGATACCGGACGAGCACGTCCACTATCTTTCCGCATACCGCATATCCAACTATCTGGTGCTCAATTTTGACCAATTCGGCGATGACCGTCTGCTTATGCGGAGCGCAGACGCCGATCTGCTGAGCAACCTGCGCGGCAATTATCTGACGCCGGAATACTATTCCTCCATTATACGCAATTTCGACTTTTTCACCTCCGGACGCGAAATGACGCCTATGCCGTCCGTCTTCGTAAAAAACGCGCCGCTCGGATACATAGCTTCCGCGTTCGGCATCGCGATCGCGCGGCTTTTCCACCTCGGCTCGATACCGACCTTCTACTTCGGCAGGCTTGCCAACCTGGCGCTTTACACCGTCGCGGTCTGGTGGGCGATAAAACGTATGCCTTACGGCAAGACGGCGCTTTTTGTCATATCCGCGCTGCCGATGACGATACATCTCGTCGCGTCATATTCTTACGACTTCCTCGTTATCGCGCTGGCTATGCTCTTTATATCGCAGGTCCTCTATATGCGTGAAAAGCCCGGCAGCGTAACGCTGAAAGACGTTATTCTCTGCGCCGTCTGGGCGGTCCTGCTCGCGCCGTCAAAGCTCGTGTATTTCGTCATCGTGTTTGCGGTTTTCCTGATCCCTTCCGAAAAATTCGGGATGTCCGGAAAAAAAGCGGCGTTTATCAAGACGGGTGTCGTCGTGCTGAGCATCGCCGTCCTTCTCGTTTCGCAGCTCGGCAAAATCTCAACGTATATGGGCGACGGAAATGTCGTTACCTGGAGCCAGACGGAAGCCTTTTCCGTTTCTTACGCGCTGTCGCACCCGTTTGATTTCATACGCGTGCTCGTCAATACATTCTTCAAAAAAACCGATTATTTTCTTTCCACAATGATAGGATCGCATATGGGTTATCTGCAGATAACCGTGCCCGTGTTTATGTGGATCCCGATGCTCGGCGTGCTCGGTTACTCCTTCATACGCCGAAAGGATGAACAGCTCGGCGTTTTATCCGCGAGCGAAAAGCTCTGGATGTGGCTGCTAGGCGGACTGACCTGCGCGCTCGCGGCTCTGTCCATCCTTTTTTCCTGGACCCCGCTCACCTCGAGCACTATCGAAGGAGTGCAGGGCAGATACTTTATACCGGCTCTTCCGCTTTTCTTCCTCGCCATCAGAGGAAACGGCCTCAGCCGGCCCGCTAACAGCGATAAATACATAGTATTCTTCTGCATATATTACAACCTGCTTATGCCGCTTGTTTACTTCGGAACGGTATTCGCCTGA
- a CDS encoding DUF2304 domain-containing protein yields the protein MSLVLRIILIAVSLLTLIFVFVKIRKSQFYVSDTLFWLFFCVFLLVIGIFPQIPSFFANLIGFQAPSNFVFVAIIFLLLVKMFLMSVKLSRLEDKLSRLVSRQALDEGKTREAEKADAAE from the coding sequence ATGTCGCTTGTTCTGAGGATCATACTCATCGCCGTCAGTCTGCTGACGCTCATTTTCGTTTTCGTCAAGATACGCAAATCGCAGTTTTACGTCAGCGATACGCTTTTCTGGCTGTTCTTCTGCGTGTTTCTGCTCGTGATAGGCATTTTCCCGCAGATACCCTCGTTTTTCGCGAATCTGATAGGGTTCCAGGCGCCGTCCAACTTCGTCTTCGTAGCGATAATCTTCCTGCTGCTGGTCAAGATGTTCCTTATGTCCGTCAAGCTCTCGCGGCTTGAAGATAAGCTCAGCCGGCTTGTGAGTCGCCAGGCACTCGACGAAGGAAAAACGCGAGAAGCGGAAAAAGCCGACGCTGCCGAATAA
- a CDS encoding glycosyltransferase family 4 protein, giving the protein MGKNICLCCANYLPNLGGIERYVYNVAKRLTAEGHSVTVLTSNVFRLPGHEVADGVEIYRMPCFNVMKGRYPMPKRNGEFRKLKKELMSKRFDLTVVNARFYLHSHFCAKLAKKQGSTCVAIDHGSAHMTVGNRLLDALGARWEHFLTWRLKKYCKRYFGVSRAACDWLRHFGIAAEGTLYNAVDPDELTKAAQSPVCDYRAELGIPEGSVVFAYAGRLVEEKGAAQLAQAFRKADINGLFLLYAGDGQLREAIDAEAKADGRIKTLGKLDFPHVAALLKAADIFCLPTVYPEGLPTSLLEAAAVGDFIISTTYGGGRELVPDGTYGILLDGNDPDELAQAMATAAADPEYRQNAAEKCLRLLHENFTWERTAGKIAALAEKGGCE; this is encoded by the coding sequence ATGGGAAAGAATATCTGTCTCTGCTGCGCAAACTACCTGCCGAACCTCGGAGGCATCGAACGCTACGTTTATAACGTCGCAAAGCGCCTGACCGCCGAAGGGCACAGCGTTACCGTGCTTACCTCCAACGTCTTCCGCCTGCCCGGGCACGAGGTCGCTGACGGTGTGGAGATATACCGTATGCCCTGCTTCAACGTGATGAAGGGCCGTTATCCGATGCCGAAGCGCAACGGCGAATTCCGAAAGCTGAAAAAGGAACTGATGTCAAAACGCTTTGACCTGACGGTCGTCAACGCGAGATTCTATCTGCACAGCCACTTCTGCGCGAAGCTGGCGAAAAAGCAGGGCTCGACCTGCGTCGCCATCGACCACGGCTCCGCGCATATGACAGTCGGCAACCGCCTGCTCGACGCGCTCGGCGCACGGTGGGAGCACTTTTTGACATGGCGGCTGAAAAAATACTGCAAGCGTTATTTCGGCGTTTCCCGGGCGGCCTGCGACTGGCTCCGCCACTTCGGCATTGCGGCGGAGGGAACGCTTTATAACGCCGTCGATCCGGATGAACTGACGAAAGCGGCGCAAAGCCCCGTATGCGACTACCGCGCCGAGCTCGGCATACCCGAAGGCTCCGTCGTATTCGCCTACGCCGGCAGGCTCGTCGAAGAGAAGGGCGCGGCGCAGCTCGCGCAGGCGTTCCGCAAGGCCGATATAAACGGCTTGTTCCTGCTCTACGCCGGCGACGGACAGCTTCGCGAAGCGATAGACGCGGAGGCGAAAGCCGACGGGCGCATAAAGACGCTCGGAAAGCTCGACTTCCCGCACGTCGCGGCGCTGCTGAAGGCGGCGGATATCTTCTGCCTGCCCACCGTTTACCCGGAGGGATTGCCGACCTCACTGCTCGAAGCCGCGGCGGTCGGCGACTTTATAATATCCACGACCTACGGCGGCGGACGCGAGCTTGTTCCGGACGGCACCTACGGCATACTGCTCGACGGCAACGATCCGGACGAGCTTGCGCAGGCGATGGCGACCGCGGCGGCGGATCCGGAATACCGGCAAAACGCAGCGGAAAAGTGCCTGCGTCTGCTGCACGAAAACTTCACCTGGGAGCGCACCGCGGGAAAGATCGCCGCGCTCGCGGAGAAAGGCGGCTGCGAATGA
- a CDS encoding GGDEF domain-containing protein — MNDLTEQCSILAEDFDEEYRRTRYKEDWFTPDFYHIAKTWEGVLNGSNCIIYRNPDEMNFIKENDIAWYNSLKEANVESLVLFPLKSGYELLGYIWANNFDTEKTMHIKETLELTTFFLASEISSYQMFDKFRILSTVDLLTGVLNRNEMN; from the coding sequence ATGAATGATCTTACAGAGCAATGCAGCATACTTGCCGAAGATTTTGATGAAGAATACCGCAGAACAAGATATAAAGAAGACTGGTTTACTCCGGATTTTTATCATATTGCAAAAACCTGGGAAGGAGTTCTTAACGGCAGTAACTGCATAATCTATCGTAATCCGGATGAAATGAATTTCATTAAAGAAAATGATATAGCCTGGTATAATTCGCTGAAAGAAGCCAATGTAGAAAGTCTTGTGCTTTTCCCGCTTAAGTCCGGCTACGAGCTTTTAGGCTATATCTGGGCTAACAATTTTGATACTGAAAAAACAATGCACATTAAAGAAACTCTGGAGCTTACAACCTTCTTCCTTGCTTCAGAAATTTCCAGTTATCAGATGTTTGATAAATTCAGAATTCTAAGTACTGTAGATTTGCTTACCGGTGTACTTAATCGTAATGAAATGAAT
- a CDS encoding LicD family protein, protein MREYDAAELRGLQLCELEILRDFITICEKNDIAYFGMAGTGIGALRHGGFIPWDDDIDVGVLWRDYPRMVKLIEETYPDKYVVVNAEKYDECPIMNTHIVMKGTRFVESGCGKFDYPQGIFLDVFTFFKAPADEAERRRHSSKAWFYGKLLILRHMAFPKVPFKGFKAKLAHCATAAAHVLVSVFWSHKRLYKKIMRICTKYDGQDTGFNEWFFETKKHASVYTDDVIFPLRKIKFEDVEMCFPNKLEERLTSFYGDYMQLPPPEKRHNHCPDELVLPDGACLEEKQAV, encoded by the coding sequence ATGAGAGAATACGATGCTGCGGAGTTACGCGGGCTTCAGCTTTGCGAGCTCGAGATTCTTCGCGATTTTATCACCATATGTGAAAAGAACGATATAGCGTATTTCGGCATGGCGGGCACCGGTATCGGCGCGCTCCGTCACGGCGGTTTCATCCCGTGGGACGATGATATCGACGTCGGCGTGTTGTGGCGCGACTATCCGCGAATGGTGAAACTGATCGAGGAGACTTATCCCGACAAATACGTCGTCGTGAATGCGGAAAAATACGACGAATGCCCGATAATGAACACACATATCGTTATGAAGGGCACACGGTTCGTCGAATCGGGCTGCGGCAAGTTCGATTACCCACAGGGCATATTCCTCGACGTATTTACCTTTTTCAAAGCGCCCGCGGACGAAGCGGAACGCCGCAGGCATTCGTCTAAGGCGTGGTTTTACGGCAAGCTGCTGATACTGCGGCATATGGCGTTCCCGAAGGTGCCGTTCAAGGGCTTCAAGGCGAAGCTGGCGCACTGTGCTACCGCCGCGGCGCACGTCCTTGTCAGCGTCTTCTGGTCGCACAAGCGGCTTTATAAAAAGATAATGCGCATCTGCACGAAGTACGACGGGCAGGATACCGGCTTCAACGAGTGGTTTTTCGAGACGAAAAAGCACGCGAGCGTTTATACCGACGACGTGATATTCCCCCTGCGTAAGATAAAGTTTGAAGATGTTGAAATGTGCTTCCCGAACAAGCTCGAGGAGCGCCTGACGTCCTTCTACGGCGACTATATGCAGCTGCCGCCGCCGGAGAAGCGGCATAATCACTGTCCGGACGAGCTCGTCCTGCCGGACGGCGCTTGTCTCGAAGAAAAGCAGGCGGTTTGA
- a CDS encoding pyridoxamine 5'-phosphate oxidase family protein, translated as MSKIGDFLKETGTFFLATVDGEKPRIRPLGLFIEEGGRVIFGVGSFKNVYKQLCADPYVEIVACKGDGHWLRYSGRAVFETDPKYEEAALEAAPNLKNVYNESTGYHLMMFHLEDATAFDIPVMGKGESLL; from the coding sequence ATGAGCAAGATTGGCGATTTTCTAAAGGAAACGGGGACGTTTTTTCTCGCGACCGTTGACGGCGAAAAACCGAGGATTCGCCCGCTTGGGTTATTCATCGAAGAGGGCGGCAGGGTGATCTTCGGAGTCGGCAGCTTCAAAAACGTGTATAAGCAGCTCTGCGCGGATCCGTACGTGGAGATCGTTGCCTGCAAGGGCGACGGCCATTGGCTCCGTTACAGCGGCAGGGCGGTCTTCGAGACCGATCCGAAGTATGAAGAGGCGGCGCTCGAAGCGGCTCCGAATCTGAAGAACGTCTACAACGAATCCACCGGGTATCACCTGATGATGTTCCATCTGGAAGACGCGACGGCATTCGACATCCCCGTCATGGGCAAGGGCGAAAGTCTGCTCTGA
- a CDS encoding thiamine diphosphokinase: protein MKTCFIVGAGGLAEGDLAFEKGADDLVIAADAGYVPLFAAGIVPDVIVGDFDSAAKPDFDGEIITLPVVKDDTDVGFALKEGLRRGYENFVILGGLGGERVSHSLANIQLLSYVRSRGGRAMLKRGGTRVFIIAGAFEFGAGETGSISLFALSESAEVGIRGTKYDGESVSLSRSFPLGVSNAFAGTGGRIEVRSGEVAAVAER, encoded by the coding sequence ATGAAAACGTGTTTTATCGTAGGCGCGGGAGGCCTTGCGGAAGGCGACCTCGCGTTTGAAAAAGGCGCGGACGACCTCGTTATAGCCGCGGACGCCGGATACGTTCCGCTCTTTGCCGCAGGTATCGTTCCGGACGTGATCGTCGGGGACTTCGACTCCGCCGCGAAGCCGGATTTCGACGGTGAGATCATCACGCTGCCTGTCGTCAAGGACGATACCGACGTCGGCTTCGCGCTGAAGGAGGGACTGCGCCGCGGATACGAAAACTTCGTCATCCTCGGCGGGCTCGGCGGGGAGCGCGTATCGCATTCGCTCGCGAATATCCAGCTGCTTTCCTACGTCCGTTCGCGCGGCGGCCGCGCCATGCTGAAACGCGGCGGAACGCGTGTGTTCATCATCGCCGGCGCGTTTGAATTCGGCGCAGGCGAAACCGGCTCGATCTCGCTTTTCGCGCTCAGCGAAAGCGCGGAAGTCGGTATCCGCGGCACGAAGTACGACGGCGAAAGCGTTTCGCTTTCGCGTTCGTTCCCGCTCGGCGTGAGCAACGCCTTCGCCGGAACAGGCGGGCGCATAGAAGTGCGCTCCGGAGAAGTCGCCGCCGTTGCGGAACGATAA